A single genomic interval of Staphylococcus hyicus harbors:
- the groES gene encoding co-chaperone GroES — protein MLKPIGNRVVIEKKEREQTTKSGIVLTDSAKEQSNEGEVIAVGTGRILDNGQRIEPEVHVGDRVVFQQYAGTEVKRGESTYLVLTEEDILAIIEE, from the coding sequence ATGTTAAAACCAATTGGAAACCGCGTTGTTATTGAAAAGAAAGAACGAGAACAAACAACTAAAAGCGGTATCGTATTAACGGATTCTGCAAAAGAGCAATCTAATGAAGGCGAAGTCATCGCTGTAGGTACTGGGCGCATTCTTGATAATGGTCAACGCATAGAACCAGAAGTTCATGTTGGAGATCGTGTTGTGTTTCAACAATATGCTGGTACTGAAGTTAAACGAGGAGAATCAACATATTTAGTCTTAACAGAAGAAGATATTTTAGCAATTATAGAAGAATAA
- the groL gene encoding chaperonin GroEL (60 kDa chaperone family; promotes refolding of misfolded polypeptides especially under stressful conditions; forms two stacked rings of heptamers to form a barrel-shaped 14mer; ends can be capped by GroES; misfolded proteins enter the barrel where they are refolded when GroES binds), which yields MAKELKFSEDARQSMLRGVDKLANAVKVTIGPKGRNVVLDKEFTAPLITNDGVTIAKEIELEDPYENMGAKLVQEVANKTNEIAGDGTTTATVLAQAMIQEGLKNVTSGANPVGIRQGIDKAVAVAIESLHNISQKVENKEEIAQVGSISAADEEVGRYISEAMEKVGNDGVISIEESSGFNTELDVVEGMQFDRGYQSPYMVTDSDKMTAELEKPYILITDKKISSFQDILPLLEQIVQSNRPILIVADEVEGDALTNLVLNRMRGTFTAVAVKAPGFGDRRKAMLEDLAILTGAQVITDDLGLELKEATIDMLGTASKVEVTKDNTTVVDGDGDPTNIDARVNQLKAQIDETDSDFDREKLQERLAKLAGGVAVIKVGAASETELKERKLRIEDALNSTRAAVEEGIVAGGGTALMNVYQNVSDIEAEGDEATGINIVLKALQAPVRQIAENAGLEGSVIVERMKNADPGVGFNAATNEWVNMLEAGIVDPTKVTRSALQHAASVAAMFLTTEAVVANIPEEKGNDAPQMGGMPGMM from the coding sequence ATGGCTAAAGAATTAAAGTTTTCAGAAGATGCACGTCAATCAATGTTACGTGGCGTTGACAAACTTGCGAATGCAGTTAAAGTAACCATTGGTCCTAAAGGGCGAAATGTAGTTTTAGATAAAGAATTTACTGCGCCATTAATTACAAACGATGGTGTAACTATTGCTAAAGAAATCGAATTAGAAGATCCTTATGAAAATATGGGGGCGAAACTTGTTCAAGAAGTCGCAAACAAAACGAATGAAATTGCTGGTGATGGTACGACAACTGCGACAGTCCTTGCACAAGCCATGATTCAAGAAGGCCTTAAAAACGTTACAAGTGGTGCAAATCCAGTTGGCATTCGTCAAGGAATTGATAAAGCGGTAGCTGTTGCAATAGAATCGTTACACAATATTTCTCAAAAAGTAGAAAATAAAGAAGAAATTGCACAAGTTGGATCAATTTCAGCAGCAGATGAAGAAGTAGGTCGTTATATTTCTGAAGCTATGGAAAAAGTAGGAAATGATGGTGTTATTTCTATTGAAGAGTCTAGCGGATTTAATACCGAATTAGATGTTGTAGAAGGAATGCAGTTTGATCGTGGCTATCAATCTCCGTATATGGTTACTGATTCTGACAAAATGACAGCGGAATTAGAAAAACCATATATTTTAATTACGGATAAGAAAATTTCTTCGTTCCAAGATATTTTACCTTTACTTGAGCAAATTGTTCAATCGAATCGACCAATTCTTATTGTTGCAGACGAAGTAGAGGGTGACGCATTAACAAACTTAGTATTAAACCGTATGCGTGGTACATTTACAGCTGTTGCAGTGAAAGCCCCTGGATTTGGTGATCGTCGTAAAGCGATGTTAGAAGATTTAGCCATTCTAACTGGTGCTCAAGTCATTACAGATGATTTAGGTCTTGAACTAAAAGAAGCCACAATTGATATGTTAGGTACTGCAAGTAAAGTAGAAGTGACGAAGGATAACACAACAGTTGTTGATGGAGACGGTGATCCAACAAATATTGATGCGCGTGTAAATCAATTAAAAGCGCAAATCGATGAAACGGATTCTGACTTTGACCGTGAAAAGCTACAAGAACGCCTAGCTAAACTTGCTGGCGGTGTGGCGGTAATTAAAGTTGGCGCGGCATCAGAAACAGAACTTAAAGAACGTAAATTACGAATTGAGGATGCATTGAACTCGACGCGTGCTGCAGTTGAAGAAGGTATCGTTGCAGGTGGTGGTACCGCTTTAATGAATGTATACCAAAATGTGAGTGATATCGAAGCGGAAGGTGATGAAGCAACAGGTATTAATATCGTCTTGAAAGCACTTCAGGCACCAGTACGTCAAATTGCAGAAAATGCTGGATTAGAAGGTTCTGTTATTGTTGAACGCATGAAAAATGCAGATCCAGGTGTTGGATTCAATGCGGCTACTAATGAATGGGTAAACATGTTAGAAGCAGGCATTGTAGATCCAACGAAAGTAACGCGTTCTGCATTACAACATGCAGCAAGTGTTGCAGCTATGTTCTTAACAACTGAAGCTGTTGTTGCTAATATTCCTGAAGAAAAAGGCAATGATGCACCTCAAATGGGTGGCATGCCGGGTATGATGTAA
- a CDS encoding ASCH domain-containing protein: MDIKAFWDQFIKAYPDFKGDTYTAWQFGVNPSHLADLVITGVKTATTSAYKLYGIDDEPLPQIGDLSIVLNHTNEPQCVIITTHVYLSPYTKISESHAYKEGEGDLSLQYWKKAHHEFFFEEFKLHGLKWSETEIMVCEEFKCLYTYLDSKMD, encoded by the coding sequence ATGGACATTAAAGCATTTTGGGATCAATTTATCAAAGCATACCCTGATTTTAAAGGGGATACTTATACAGCTTGGCAATTTGGTGTAAATCCAAGTCATTTGGCAGATTTAGTTATAACTGGAGTTAAAACGGCTACAACGAGTGCGTATAAATTGTATGGAATTGACGATGAACCTCTCCCTCAAATTGGAGACTTGAGTATCGTCTTAAATCACACCAATGAACCCCAATGTGTCATAATTACAACACACGTATATTTATCACCCTATACGAAAATTTCCGAAAGCCATGCCTATAAGGAAGGGGAAGGAGATTTATCATTGCAATATTGGAAGAAAGCGCATCACGAATTTTTCTTTGAAGAATTCAAATTGCACGGATTAAAATGGTCAGAAACAGAAATTATGGTGTGTGAAGAATTTAAATGTTTGTATACATATCTTGACTCAAAAATGGATTAG
- a CDS encoding methylated-DNA--[protein]-cysteine S-methyltransferase: MKLYYKDFQTPLGDMRAVANDDAIVLLSFKDSKDFLSAQNKIQQYYTLIQISNHPIISKLIYEISAYFYGECTTLKTPIQYVFGTSFQHSVWDALQKVKTGETVHYATIAEWIGKPKSVRAVATAIGLNPLSIIIPCHRVIRKDGGLGGFNSGLYRKRHLLKLETYIKTKHPPLK, encoded by the coding sequence ATGAAGTTATATTATAAAGATTTTCAAACCCCCTTAGGAGACATGCGCGCCGTTGCAAACGATGACGCAATTGTACTTTTAAGTTTTAAAGATTCAAAAGATTTTCTATCAGCTCAGAATAAAATTCAACAATACTATACGCTCATACAGATATCCAATCATCCTATTATTTCTAAGCTAATATATGAAATTAGTGCTTACTTTTATGGAGAATGCACAACGCTTAAGACACCTATCCAATATGTGTTTGGTACGTCATTTCAACATAGTGTTTGGGACGCCTTACAAAAAGTTAAAACAGGTGAAACAGTTCATTATGCTACAATTGCTGAGTGGATAGGTAAACCAAAAAGTGTACGTGCTGTTGCGACAGCTATTGGTTTAAACCCTTTATCAATTATCATACCGTGTCACCGTGTAATTAGAAAAGATGGAGGCTTAGGTGGCTTTAATAGCGGTTTATATCGCAAAAGACATTTACTTAAACTCGAAACGTATATTAAAACAAAACATCCACCTCTTAAATAG
- a CDS encoding SPL family radical SAM protein, translating into MEISFRQPKQFLTKASGFLSDYTHTLNPYMGCQFGCHYCYVRKSPISLFSGKTWGEWVTVKEDISHQFKKELLRTQQKGPTTIFMSSSTDPYQPIEKKYEVTRQLLKVMRESPPDFLFIQTRGTLIQRDIDILSTYNGRYIVSMTIETDREDIVRHFTPHAPSIQSRLLTLKKLKQAHIPVQVAVAPVLPCTNQFAQTLKPYTNLVTVDDYFMGDGSNGRRTQALGIQSMYQQIGEDHWYHPEAYVYVSNLMKETFGENHVAISVDGFRPKS; encoded by the coding sequence ATGGAAATCTCATTTCGACAACCTAAACAATTTCTAACTAAAGCAAGTGGTTTTTTATCCGATTATACCCATACACTAAACCCTTATATGGGTTGTCAATTTGGATGTCATTATTGTTACGTAAGAAAATCTCCTATATCGCTATTTTCAGGTAAAACCTGGGGCGAATGGGTCACCGTTAAAGAAGACATATCTCATCAATTTAAGAAAGAATTACTGCGTACACAACAAAAAGGGCCCACAACAATTTTTATGTCTTCTTCAACTGATCCATATCAACCCATTGAAAAAAAGTATGAAGTTACACGTCAATTATTAAAAGTGATGCGCGAATCACCACCAGATTTTTTATTTATACAAACAAGAGGCACTTTAATTCAACGTGATATTGACATTTTATCAACATATAATGGAAGGTATATAGTGAGTATGACGATAGAAACTGACCGAGAAGACATCGTACGACACTTTACACCGCATGCGCCAAGTATTCAATCGCGATTATTAACGTTGAAAAAATTAAAACAAGCACATATTCCTGTACAAGTGGCAGTAGCACCGGTATTACCTTGTACTAATCAATTCGCTCAAACACTTAAGCCTTATACAAATTTAGTCACTGTGGACGACTATTTTATGGGTGATGGGTCTAATGGGCGGAGAACACAGGCTTTAGGGATTCAATCAATGTACCAACAAATAGGTGAAGATCATTGGTATCATCCAGAAGCATATGTTTATGTTTCAAATTTAATGAAAGAAACTTTTGGTGAAAACCATGTCGCAATCAGTGTTGATGGATTTCGACCGAAAAGTTAA
- a CDS encoding aminotransferase class I/II-fold pyridoxal phosphate-dependent enzyme: MNPLALSLNDALNRSNPIVLDMLSDLGKSMYYPKGILTQSAEAKSADYNATIGMATTKDGKMYASALYDMFNDMSTDEVFSYAPPQGLEQLRLLWKQKMLKENPDLSEDQISTPVVTNALTHGLSLVGDMFVNENDTLLLPNHNWGNYKLVFGVRHQANIETYPIFTNEGHYTTEGLVNKLEQVEQVDQEKVILILNYPNNPTGYTPTHSEVQNIVNAIDKLAQRGVNVIAVVDDAYYGLFYEDVYEQSIFTALTQLQNERVLPIRLDGATKEFFAWGFRVGFMTFGLSDDETKSILEAKLKGLIRSNISSGATPSQAAVQYVLENNKTFDAQIQSNIETLRERYNITKEIVYRDEYQSLWQPYDFNSGYFMALQVFGVDAETLRQYLLEKYSIGIISLNEQDIRIAFSCIVKDDIEHVFSKIALAIEELQA; the protein is encoded by the coding sequence ATGAACCCGCTAGCACTCTCTTTAAATGACGCATTAAATCGTTCAAATCCTATCGTATTAGACATGCTTTCTGATTTAGGTAAAAGTATGTACTACCCTAAAGGGATTTTAACGCAATCAGCCGAGGCGAAATCAGCCGATTATAACGCTACGATAGGTATGGCCACTACAAAAGATGGAAAAATGTATGCAAGTGCTTTGTACGATATGTTTAATGACATGTCGACGGATGAAGTATTCTCTTATGCACCACCGCAAGGATTAGAACAACTCCGACTGTTATGGAAGCAAAAAATGTTGAAAGAAAATCCTGATCTTTCTGAAGACCAAATAAGTACACCAGTAGTGACAAATGCACTTACACATGGGTTATCATTAGTTGGTGATATGTTTGTTAATGAAAATGATACCCTTTTATTACCAAATCATAATTGGGGAAATTATAAACTCGTTTTTGGAGTACGCCACCAAGCTAACATTGAAACATATCCAATATTCACTAATGAAGGTCATTATACAACGGAAGGTTTAGTTAATAAACTTGAACAAGTTGAACAAGTTGATCAAGAAAAAGTGATTTTAATTTTGAATTATCCTAATAATCCTACTGGATATACACCGACACACTCAGAAGTTCAAAATATTGTTAACGCAATTGATAAACTTGCACAACGCGGTGTAAATGTCATTGCTGTAGTTGACGATGCATATTACGGTTTATTTTATGAAGATGTTTATGAACAATCTATTTTTACTGCATTAACTCAACTTCAAAATGAACGTGTTTTACCTATACGTTTAGACGGTGCGACTAAAGAATTTTTTGCATGGGGATTCCGTGTTGGTTTCATGACTTTTGGCTTGTCAGATGATGAGACGAAATCTATTTTAGAAGCTAAATTAAAAGGATTAATTCGAAGTAATATATCAAGTGGCGCCACACCTTCTCAAGCAGCAGTTCAGTATGTATTAGAAAATAACAAAACATTTGATGCACAAATACAAAGCAATATTGAAACATTACGCGAGCGATATAATATTACGAAAGAAATCGTCTATAGAGATGAGTATCAATCATTATGGCAACCATACGACTTTAATTCTGGGTATTTTATGGCCCTCCAAGTATTTGGTGTAGATGCTGAAACATTACGACAATATTTACTCGAAAAATATTCGATTGGTATTATCTCTTTGAATGAGCAAGATATTCGTATCGCATTTAGTTGTATAGTAAAAGACGACATTGAACATGTATTTAGTAAAATTGCATTAGCCATTGAAGAACTACAAGCTTAA
- a CDS encoding SE1626 family protein produces the protein MKHLTKIFLMLAIIVFFIGVFFQYQGEEPSAIKLFLASIMFMICAFISRHNDRKRER, from the coding sequence ATTAAACATCTGACAAAAATATTTTTGATGTTGGCAATTATTGTGTTTTTTATTGGTGTGTTTTTTCAATATCAAGGGGAAGAACCTTCAGCAATTAAGTTGTTTTTAGCCTCCATCATGTTTATGATTTGTGCATTTATCAGTCGTCATAACGACCGTAAAAGAGAGAGATAA
- the pmtC gene encoding phenol-soluble modulin export ABC transporter ATP-binding protein PmtC, with product MQLKKITKRYGDKTVLDAIDFAFNDSKIVGLIGKNGVGKTTIMKIMNGNIVNYSGEVQIGKDENIGYLIEHPKLYDNKSGLYNLKLFAHVLGKGYDKAYTESIIRAFGMETYIKRKVGKYSMGMKQKLAIAVSLMNKPKYLILDEPTNGMDPDGSIDVLKTIEKLVHEYDMKILISSHKLEDIELICDRAVFLRDGHFVQDINMADGQTSDQTIVHIDINDFDRAMAFLQSNFNVVQSIKENGEIILNAQQSYQPLLKGLATHHIYPHFIETRRASLRDTYFNINQRGGQS from the coding sequence ATGCAATTAAAAAAAATCACAAAACGGTATGGTGATAAAACTGTATTAGACGCCATAGATTTTGCATTTAATGATAGTAAAATCGTTGGTTTAATTGGTAAAAATGGTGTAGGTAAAACAACCATCATGAAAATTATGAATGGAAATATTGTAAATTATTCTGGAGAAGTTCAAATTGGTAAAGATGAAAATATTGGTTATTTAATCGAACATCCTAAATTATATGATAATAAAAGCGGGTTATATAACTTAAAACTCTTTGCACATGTATTAGGTAAAGGCTATGACAAAGCGTACACAGAATCAATTATACGTGCGTTTGGTATGGAAACATACATAAAACGTAAAGTAGGAAAATATTCGATGGGGATGAAACAAAAGTTAGCTATTGCGGTGTCATTAATGAATAAACCGAAATATTTAATACTTGATGAGCCAACTAATGGTATGGATCCAGATGGTTCTATAGATGTGTTAAAAACCATTGAAAAACTTGTACATGAGTATGATATGAAAATCCTAATATCAAGTCATAAGCTCGAAGATATTGAATTAATTTGTGACCGTGCTGTTTTTCTAAGAGATGGTCATTTTGTACAAGATATCAACATGGCAGATGGCCAAACATCTGATCAAACGATTGTACATATAGACATCAATGATTTTGACAGAGCCATGGCATTTTTGCAATCGAACTTCAATGTTGTACAAAGTATAAAAGAAAATGGTGAAATCATTTTAAATGCCCAACAAAGTTATCAACCTCTTTTAAAAGGGTTAGCGACGCATCATATTTACCCTCATTTTATCGAAACACGTCGCGCTTCACTAAGGGATACGTATTTCAACATTAATCAAAGAGGTGGCCAATCATGA
- the pmtD gene encoding phenol-soluble modulin export ABC transporter permease subunit PmtD: MNIMQLIKYDIISIFKSPLTYIALVLGIAPVLIAVGINVGNHKDVNPVIMFSVGKWFFSLIGLMFVVKTITRDTSQGTIQLFINNVRNRVRYFIAKFISILFISLLMTGVIALMTYVIAWTTKGPSFEAKYIWELIVFYLMLFIIYGLVLFLINLFVQKPALVYTLGILLLLILPVIKPFIPLIPEIGDNINDALKYIPFSYLSEMSMQTDLDFTKWQWFINALTIIVLFIVNIMIIRKRDI; this comes from the coding sequence ATGAATATAATGCAATTAATTAAATATGATATCATCAGTATTTTTAAAAGTCCTTTAACTTATATTGCGCTAGTATTAGGCATAGCACCCGTGCTTATAGCGGTGGGGATCAATGTTGGAAATCATAAAGATGTTAATCCAGTCATTATGTTTAGTGTCGGAAAATGGTTCTTTTCACTTATTGGACTCATGTTTGTCGTTAAAACGATTACGAGAGATACTAGCCAAGGAACTATTCAACTTTTCATCAACAATGTGAGAAATCGTGTAAGATATTTTATTGCTAAGTTTATATCCATTTTATTTATATCACTATTGATGACAGGCGTTATCGCATTAATGACATACGTTATTGCGTGGACAACAAAAGGGCCATCATTTGAAGCAAAATACATTTGGGAATTAATTGTATTTTATCTCATGTTGTTTATTATATATGGGCTGGTGCTTTTTTTAATCAATTTATTTGTGCAAAAACCCGCTTTAGTGTATACATTAGGTATTTTACTCCTATTAATATTACCAGTGATTAAACCATTTATCCCATTAATTCCTGAAATTGGGGATAATATAAATGATGCGTTAAAATATATCCCATTCAGTTATTTAAGTGAAATGTCGATGCAGACAGATTTAGATTTTACTAAATGGCAATGGTTCATCAATGCACTGACTATTATTGTGTTATTTATCGTTAATATTATGATTATTAGAAAACGAGATATTTAG
- a CDS encoding GntR family transcriptional regulator — protein MNVPEKWLYQQNTGEKIASVLRFNIINGQYTEHTVLTENQIAQQFKVSRSPVRDAFKLLNQEHLIRLERMGAEVVPFTTTHRQELTDIRLMIESFAFTKVIAKQDLTVLLQDMYQTLEMMRVCVKFKDAVGFAEYDLQFHEHLVFACHHEALMHIWQSIRQKLLCTVYISMATRMATDIEDFNRIIDNHLMYIEAVKDRHNGKMYQAFKANFSDLNDNIGAFWRLY, from the coding sequence ATGAATGTACCGGAGAAATGGCTTTATCAACAAAACACAGGTGAAAAAATTGCTAGTGTCTTACGTTTTAATATTATAAATGGTCAATATACTGAACATACCGTATTAACAGAAAATCAAATTGCTCAACAATTTAAAGTGAGTCGTTCACCAGTGCGAGACGCTTTTAAATTACTCAATCAAGAGCACCTCATTCGTTTAGAAAGAATGGGTGCTGAAGTGGTGCCATTTACGACAACGCATCGACAAGAATTAACTGATATACGATTGATGATTGAATCTTTTGCGTTTACAAAAGTGATTGCGAAACAAGATTTAACTGTGCTCCTTCAAGATATGTATCAAACGCTCGAAATGATGCGTGTTTGTGTGAAATTCAAGGATGCTGTTGGATTTGCAGAATACGATTTACAATTTCATGAACATCTTGTTTTCGCATGCCACCACGAGGCGCTCATGCATATATGGCAGTCTATTCGTCAAAAGTTACTTTGCACAGTTTATATAAGCATGGCGACACGAATGGCAACAGATATTGAAGATTTTAACCGTATTATTGACAATCATCTTATGTATATTGAAGCAGTCAAAGATAGACATAACGGGAAAATGTATCAAGCATTTAAAGCAAATTTTAGTGATTTAAATGATAATATTGGCGCATTTTGGAGATTATATTAA
- a CDS encoding gluconokinase gives MNRLSIGVDIGTTNTKAVLYDENGRSLAHAQATYSLLTPDSDIAEQNPDDILEAVKTVLIKVIRMSHQVGSLSFIALSAQMHSLILVNNKMAPITKSITWADNRAKQCAERLKIHQKGMQIYHNTGTPIHAMSPLCKLLWLKETYPDLFKSAYKMIDIKTYIIYHLTEECVMDMSIASATGLFNIHHKEWDEDALSLIELERHKLPHVVPTTHCLKLTEQVKNVLNLQDSIPLVIGASDGVLSNLGVNSIQPGEVAVTIGTSGAIRTVVKRPVLDPLGRTFCYILDESHYVIGGPVNNGAVTLQWLGEKVLHNPHHMDDCINYEDMLQQANSVPIGSDGLIFHPYLSGERAPIWSSNAKGSFIGLTLAHHQGHLVRAVMEGVLFNLYTVLMTLSQISNVTPTVIKATGGFSKNVLWRQMMSDIFNCQVIFPEDYESSCLGAVILGKKALGYQEIYQNLSHWVGSTFCHYPQDKHVKQYAALVLIFMDIQERLLPTYDSIAALQQQFTNTIDKRDRNDV, from the coding sequence GTGAATAGATTAAGTATAGGTGTAGATATTGGAACGACGAATACAAAAGCAGTGTTATATGATGAGAATGGACGTTCGTTAGCACATGCGCAAGCTACCTATTCGCTTCTAACTCCAGATTCCGATATCGCGGAACAAAATCCAGATGATATTTTAGAAGCTGTAAAGACAGTATTGATAAAGGTAATTCGTATGTCTCATCAAGTTGGCTCATTATCATTTATTGCATTAAGTGCACAAATGCACAGTCTCATATTAGTTAATAATAAAATGGCTCCAATTACAAAATCAATCACTTGGGCGGATAATCGGGCAAAACAATGTGCTGAAAGATTGAAAATTCATCAAAAAGGTATGCAAATCTATCATAATACTGGGACGCCAATTCATGCGATGTCACCGTTGTGTAAATTGTTGTGGTTAAAAGAAACGTATCCTGATTTATTCAAATCTGCGTATAAAATGATTGATATTAAAACGTATATCATTTATCACTTAACCGAAGAGTGTGTCATGGATATGTCTATTGCTTCAGCTACAGGACTCTTTAATATTCATCATAAAGAATGGGATGAGGACGCACTCAGTCTTATTGAATTGGAACGTCATAAGTTACCTCATGTTGTTCCAACGACGCATTGTCTTAAATTGACAGAGCAAGTCAAAAATGTATTAAATTTACAAGATTCAATTCCACTTGTGATCGGTGCTAGTGATGGCGTACTTTCAAATTTAGGTGTCAATAGCATCCAACCTGGTGAGGTAGCGGTTACCATTGGCACGTCGGGTGCAATTAGAACAGTAGTTAAAAGACCAGTGCTTGATCCTCTTGGACGGACGTTTTGTTACATATTAGATGAATCGCATTATGTTATTGGGGGACCCGTAAATAATGGCGCTGTTACTTTACAATGGCTAGGTGAAAAAGTGCTTCACAATCCACACCACATGGATGACTGCATCAATTATGAGGACATGTTACAACAGGCAAATTCTGTGCCTATAGGGTCAGATGGGTTAATCTTTCATCCATATTTATCGGGGGAACGTGCACCGATTTGGTCTTCAAATGCGAAAGGATCTTTTATCGGTTTAACTTTAGCCCATCATCAAGGTCATTTAGTCAGAGCAGTAATGGAAGGGGTATTATTTAATTTATACACGGTTCTCATGACGCTCTCTCAAATTTCAAATGTCACACCAACCGTAATTAAAGCGACAGGTGGGTTCTCAAAAAATGTATTGTGGAGACAAATGATGTCAGACATATTTAACTGCCAAGTTATTTTTCCAGAAGATTATGAAAGCTCGTGTCTGGGTGCTGTAATTCTTGGTAAGAAAGCTTTAGGTTATCAAGAAATTTATCAAAATCTATCGCATTGGGTTGGTAGTACATTTTGTCATTATCCACAGGACAAGCATGTAAAACAATATGCAGCACTTGTTTTAATTTTTATGGATATACAAGAGAGATTATTACCCACGTATGATAGTATTGCCGCTTTGCAACAACAATTCACAAATACAATAGATAAGAGGGATCGTAATGATGTATGA